In Luteolibacter arcticus, the genomic window CCTCATCAGGATGCGCGTCTTTCGTTTTGGCGGGAATGAGAGCGATCTTCTTGACCTCGAATCCACTCGATCCAGCCGCTTGTCCGCTTACGGGATCTCGACCTTCAGGCGGGCAAAGAGTTTTCCAGTGCTGGCGGGGGGACGCGGAATGGTCACCGTCACCCGGTCGGTGTTGTTGGGGTAGAAGTTCGGATCCTCATCGATCTCCACGCCATTCGAACCATCCTGGGCCGGGGTCCAACCGGTCAGGGTCGAACCATACTGGACGAAGGGATCGAACGCCTCCGAATCCTCGGTGCGGCGGAAGACGAAGATCAGGTGAGTGGCATTCACGCTCAAGGTCGGCAGCAGCGCATTGGAAGGCGAGTTCGAAGGATCGCCACCGATGACGAACTCGATCCCGTTCGGAATGCCATCGGCATCCGAGTCAGTCTCAGCGCCTGCACCAGCAATGCCATTGTCCTGTTCCCAATCGCCGTAAGTGTCGCCGCCACCCGGCGTGTACGAGAGTTGCAGTAGATTCCCGCTGGTGCTCACCGCCCAGGTGCCGGTTCCTGCGAAGGCCGTGGCGTCCACCGTGATCTCGTCGGCGTCGAGCCCGCTGACTCCACCGCTGGTCGTGGCCAGGGTGAAGGTCTTCGGCACCTCCGTGAAATTCACCAGAGAGGCAGGCGAGATGACCACCACCGCGGGTGTGCCCGCCACGGCATTCACCGTGATCGATGCGGCATTGAGGGTGTCGTAGCCGCTGCCCGCGCTGCCATTCCAATCGGCGACCTGCCAGGCGATGTGCGCGCCATTCTCCAGCGCCACTCCCGCGGTCGAGACCAGCGTGCCGACCCCATTGCCCGGGGCGATCGTGCCGGAAACTGTCGCGGTCGCACCCAGCGCGCCGTTGCCGCCAAGCGTGCCAGCGGTTTCCACCACCACCGGCGATGCAGGCAAGGCGGTGTTCACCAGCAGTGTGCCATTCCGCACCGTCGTGGTACCGCTGTAGGACTTCGTGCCGGTATAGGTCACGGTCTGGGCAGTCGTGCCGGTGGTGAGGCCGATGAAGACCTGACCCGCGCCGCTGATGGTGTTCCCCACCGTGTGGGCATCGGTGCGGGAGAAGGACAAGGCGCCTTCATTCGCCACCGTGGCACTGCCGAGCGTCCCAAAGGCATCCGCGCCGGCCTGACTAACATCGGTATTGCCTGGAATCCCGCCGACCCGCACCGGCACACCGGCCGGAATGTTGATCGTGCCACTCAGCGTGTTCGCGCCGGTCAGAATGAAGCCGGTCTGGTTGCTCGTCATCGTGGCTGCCGCGTCCTCGAAGGTCAGGCCACCGCTGCCGGAGAGCACACCCTGCAGCTTCAAGGCCCGCGGCGGAGTCGTGACGGAGCGGTTGATGATCCGGTTATCGGGCCCCGCGAGAGTGATGTTGTTGGTCCAGGTCCAGTTGCCCTCGATCTGTCCGAGCTTGCCGCTGGTGGTCGCGTCGCCAAGTACGACACTTCCCGTACCCATCGCTGTTGCGCCGTTGCGGATCGTCCGGAATTCGGAGCCATTCTTCACCGTCAGCGTCCCGGAGAAGCCCGCCCACGAGTTGCCCTCGGAAAAGCCGATCCCGCTGCCAGGATAGCTGAAAACGATACCACCGCCATCGATCACGATGTTGCCGTCGCCGCTGACATTGCGGAGCCGCGGGCTCGTCTTGTAGTCGAGCAAATCGCTGCGGTTGATGCGCAGCGTCGCACCGGTAAACAAGCTCACCGCACCGCTGCCGATCTGGCCGCTGGTGGCGCCGTCGCCAAAGGTCAGCGTGCCTTCATCGATAAACGTGGCGCCGGTATAGCTCGTTTCCGAGCTCACCGTGGCAGTACCGGGACCCTGCTTGGTGAAAGTCCCGCCGCCGGCAATCGTCCCGCCACTCAAGGTGTAGGCGAGTGTGTCGTTGTCAATCGTCAGGCCATTCGGGCTCAAAGTCTCGGCCAGGGTCACCGAGCCGGTGGTGGCGCTATCGTCGAAGAGCACCGTATCCCCGGCAAGGAAGGTGGTCGTGGCGGCACCGATGGTCCAGTTGGCCGTGGTGTTCAGGTCCCAGGTGCCATTGCCGCCCTTCCACGTCAGCGTGCCACCGGTGTATTCGAGCTCGATGTTGGTCTCGCCCACATTGTGGACGAGCGTGAAGCGCGTGCCTGGCGTAAGCGAGAGATTGGCGAAGCCGCTGAAGGTGCCCAGATAGTCGATGATCGGGATCTTGTCGCCGGGATTCAGCCCCGCACCCGCCACCGGCGTGATGACATGAGGCCCGGAAACTGTGAGCGCATTGGTATCATTGAGCACGATCTGGTCGTAGGCCGATCCCACGCGGAAGGTGGAAGTCGAGCCACCAGCCAACGTTAGAGACTTCACAAAGCTCGAGCCGGGCGTGGCAACCGCACCCGCCGCCACGGTCGCACCACTCTGCACCGTGACCGGACTCGATCCCAAGTCTCCGGCGATCCGCAGCGTGCCGCCTTCGACGGTCGTTGCCCCCGTGAGCGTCGAGGTGCCGCTCAGCACCAGCGAGCCCGCGCCTTTCTTCGAGATCGTACCACTACCGGAGATCGCGTTCGCCGCGGTGATCACCGCGCCGGTTCCGTGGTTGAAGACGAGCGATCCGTCGTTGGTCACCCCGTTGCCGCCGATCACACCGGTGGTGCCGCCATTGCCCACTTGCAACGTGCCGGCGGCGGTGATGGTGGTGACCCCCGTGCGGGTATTCGCCGCTGCCAGCACCAGCGTGCCACCGGAAATGGTCAGGTCGATGTCTGAAGCAGGAGCTCCTTGGTTCTGCGTCTGTTTTCCGACGATGCCAGCCAGCGTGAGCGAACCCACGCCGTTCTTGGTCAGGGAAATCCGCCGGATGTCAGTGTTGTTGCCTGCCGTGTGCGAGAGGATCATCCCGTTGAAGACCGTGTCGGTCGCCTGATTGACCTCGACCGTCGCCACCTGCGAACCACCACCACCGGAGTCGCGCCGCAGCGAGCCGAAGCCAGTCAGCGAGGAAAGATGGATCGTTTGTCCGCCCCATGCGCCGCTGTCGATGATCAAATCCTTCGCGTTGGCGACTGCCGCTCCGGTATCCAGCGCGAAGGCAGTGCCCGCTGCTTGCGTGATTCCCGTCCGGCCGAGATACGTGAAGCTGCCGCCCACCGCGCCCGGAGTCGTCGCCGCATTGCCGCCGCGCAGTGTCAGGGTGCCATTGAAGTTCAGCGCATTCGCCGTGTTGAACGCGGTCATCCCGAGATTGGCGGTCCCGTTGTTGATCGTTAGATTCCCGGTGCCGGTCAGGCTGGTGAAGCTCAAGCTGCTGTTCGCGGCACTGGGGGTCACCGAAAGGTTGGTGGAGCCCAGGTTGATCGCGCCGGGGGTGAGCGTATTCGCTCCGCTGATGCTGACCGTACCGGAGGCCGCACTCACATTGAGACCGGCCCAGATGAGGTTCGCACCGAGCGTGTTGACCAAGGTGCTCGAGGCATTCCAGGTCGCCGTCTCGAGGTTGGTCGGCGGGCTGCCGTCCGCCCAGGCTCCGGCGACGTTCAGATTGTCCGCGGTGGCACTGCGGATGTCTTGGCCGTGGCTGGCACCGGTGGCGAGCGCGGCGAAAAGTAGAGCGTATGAAGTTCTTTCCATGGGGCTTTGCGAGGTTCGACGCCGCCACGCTTGCCCCGGACTCGTCTTGCAACAACGATCCGCAAGTGGTCGGGACCACCAACCAGTTGCCCCATGCTCAGCGCAGTTGCCCCGTATAACCTGCAGCCACCAATACCCGAAAGGCATCCATCACTTCCGCCGGGATTTCCTGCGCAGAGGCAAAGCCAAGCGCGGGATAATCGATGATGCGTTGGAAATCTCCCGTCATCGCAGAGGTCACCAGCTCCGGCGTGAGCGCACCGGCACAGTAGTCTGCAAATCCAAGCGCCGGCGAACTGGCACGGAAGACAACCTCCGGCCACTGCACGTCCAGCGCAGCGATGGTGCGCCGCTCCATGTAGGGCTTCTGCACCACGATCGCCGTGGATAACACAATCTCCCGGGAAGCCAGCAGCTCACGGGAATAGCGGATATTTTCCCCGGTGTTGGTGGCACGGTTCTCGATGAAGATCACTTCCTCCGGCACACCGCAATCCCGCGCGACGCGAGCTATCGCCTCCGCCTCGGTCTCCGCCCAATCCTGCGTCATCCGTCCCCGCGCACCCGAGAACAAAATCCACGGCGCCAGACCACGATGAAAAAGCTCCGCCGCATGCCCCGCGACGCGTAGATCATTGCTGCCGAAGACCAGGATGCCATCTGCTGGAATGAGCTCGTGATGGAGCTGATGATAGTCCCACAGGACAAGCGCGGCGGCGAGATGATCAGGGTGCATGCTTGGATAAAGACGATGACGGAGCGCCAAGGCTCACTGGGAGCGCGGAATTCATTCCGCCTGTCAAATCCAGCGAACCCGCTTTCCAGGCGGAATAAATTCCGCGCTCCCAGTAAAGCCCACCTAAAAATTCGAATCCCCCCGCCCCATCTTAATCCATCACCCTCACCCGATAAAAGCGAACCGGCCCCTCTTCCTCGGGAAGCACCACCGCCGTCTCATCGCCCGTCGCAAGCACCGCCGAAAGCCCCGGCACCGTCTCCCACAACGAAAGCTCCTCACTTTCCTCAACCGCATAGCTCCGTCCCGGAACGCTCTTCCATTTCAAGTTCCCGCCCGCGTCATACGACGTCACCCCTAGAACCGACGCCGCATTCTCCGGATCAGTCCCAGCAACGTATTCATCCCGGTTGGACACCCCGTCATGATCGCGATCGAGTCCGGCGTCATTCGCCGATGCATTCAGACCATTCAGCAACTCCCACGCGTCCGGCATGCCGTCGCTATCCGCATCGGCCGATGGATTCAACAGCCACGACTCTTCCACTCGGGCAAAGGTGATCCTGCTGTAGTCGTCCTTCTCGAAGAGCACGCCGATCGAGCGGTCCGGCAGGATGCAGATCGAAGAGTAAGCCGCCGACCCTGCATAGAGCTGCCGCGACACCGGCCATGTATCACCACCATCCGGCGAGACTCGCAGCGTGAAATTACTCCGCGATGACGTGCTCGCCGGATTCCCGAACAATACCAGCTCCCGGGGGTCACCGCGATGCCTGCTCGTCCACTGGATCACGCTGCCTTGGCACACGGGGTCCGGCACCGCGGGCAAGCGGAACAGCGAGCCCCACGTGCCATCGCGCATCGGCGTCGCCCCACCTGGAGTGTAGCGGATCCACGCCCGCTGGCCATTCGACCCGCTCGGCGTGCGCATGGAAAAGAGCAGTCGCCCATCATCGAGTTCGCACGCCGTATTCTCGTTTGTCTGCGGCGACGAGGTCGGCACGCCCGAGCCGAAGTCCCAGGTAGCACCATGGTCGGCGCTGAAGACAGAGCAAACCCGCACCGTGCCGCTCTCATCGCGATACTGCGAGGGAAAGACCAGCGTGCCATCGCGCATCGCTACCCCATGACCAGGGCCTTGGAAGATCAGACGCCAGTTCGGATTATCTTTCACCGCCGCAGTCACGTTGATCGGCGCGGACCACGTGTCACCGCCGTCCTCGCTTTTCGTGAGCACATACTGGCCGGTCTCGGTGGGCAGCGTGCCGGCACCGGAGCCATTGTAGCCGCGATTCCCGAATGACCACAGCGCCGCCACCCACATCGTATCCGTCACCGGATCATAGAGGATGCACGGATCGCCGACGCCATTGCCCGAGGAACCCGGCTCCGAGGCATCGTAGTCCACGATCACCCGCGAGGTGCTCCACGTTGCACCGCCATCGGTGCTGCGGCTGTAACCCACATCCACATTCGCCGGCAGGTCGGCCGAGTTGTCGTAGCGATGATCATAGACCGCATGCAGCACGCCCGCACCATCCGCCACTATACCGGGGATGCGGAAGGTATTGATCCCGAGATCGCCGCTCTTCACCACATCGGTGAACTGAGGCACCAACCCCAGCGTGAGCGCCCCGCCCGGATCGGCATTCGCAGGAACGATCTCGCCAACATTCGAAATTGTCAGCCCCGTCACCGCGGCATCGAGAACGCTGCCAAGCGCAGCATGCCGCTGCGGAATGATGGCGACATGAAAGTGATGGCTCCCTTCTAACAAAGCAGCCGAAACCGGAAAGACCAGCGCATCGCTCCCCGGCGAATCGATCGTTCCAAGCACCGCTCCCGTCCCAGCATCAATCAATTCCACCGAGGTAACACGCTCGCGGGTGCCGGGCGCGAGCTGCACACGCACTTCCTGAAGCGTCGTCGCCGCCGGCGTATCGATCGCGATTTCCAGCAACTCGTGC contains:
- a CDS encoding beta strand repeat-containing protein yields the protein MERTSYALLFAALATGASHGQDIRSATADNLNVAGAWADGSPPTNLETATWNASSTLVNTLGANLIWAGLNVSAASGTVSISGANTLTPGAINLGSTNLSVTPSAANSSLSFTSLTGTGNLTINNGTANLGMTAFNTANALNFNGTLTLRGGNAATTPGAVGGSFTYLGRTGITQAAGTAFALDTGAAVANAKDLIIDSGAWGGQTIHLSSLTGFGSLRRDSGGGGSQVATVEVNQATDTVFNGMILSHTAGNNTDIRRISLTKNGVGSLTLAGIVGKQTQNQGAPASDIDLTISGGTLVLAAANTRTGVTTITAAGTLQVGNGGTTGVIGGNGVTNDGSLVFNHGTGAVITAANAISGSGTISKKGAGSLVLSGTSTLTGATTVEGGTLRIAGDLGSSPVTVQSGATVAAGAVATPGSSFVKSLTLAGGSTSTFRVGSAYDQIVLNDTNALTVSGPHVITPVAGAGLNPGDKIPIIDYLGTFSGFANLSLTPGTRFTLVHNVGETNIELEYTGGTLTWKGGNGTWDLNTTANWTIGAATTTFLAGDTVLFDDSATTGSVTLAETLSPNGLTIDNDTLAYTLSGGTIAGGGTFTKQGPGTATVSSETSYTGATFIDEGTLTFGDGATSGQIGSGAVSLFTGATLRINRSDLLDYKTSPRLRNVSGDGNIVIDGGGIVFSYPGSGIGFSEGNSWAGFSGTLTVKNGSEFRTIRNGATAMGTGSVVLGDATTSGKLGQIEGNWTWTNNITLAGPDNRIINRSVTTPPRALKLQGVLSGSGGLTFEDAAATMTSNQTGFILTGANTLSGTINIPAGVPVRVGGIPGNTDVSQAGADAFGTLGSATVANEGALSFSRTDAHTVGNTISGAGQVFIGLTTGTTAQTVTYTGTKSYSGTTTVRNGTLLVNTALPASPVVVETAGTLGGNGALGATATVSGTIAPGNGVGTLVSTAGVALENGAHIAWQVADWNGSAGSGYDTLNAASITVNAVAGTPAVVVISPASLVNFTEVPKTFTLATTSGGVSGLDADEITVDATAFAGTGTWAVSTSGNLLQLSYTPGGGDTYGDWEQDNGIAGAGAETDSDADGIPNGIEFVIGGDPSNSPSNALLPTLSVNATHLIFVFRRTEDSEAFDPFVQYGSTLTGWTPAQDGSNGVEIDEDPNFYPNNTDRVTVTIPRPPASTGKLFARLKVEIP
- a CDS encoding YdcF family protein is translated as MHPDHLAAALVLWDYHQLHHELIPADGILVFGSNDLRVAGHAAELFHRGLAPWILFSGARGRMTQDWAETEAEAIARVARDCGVPEEVIFIENRATNTGENIRYSRELLASREIVLSTAIVVQKPYMERRTIAALDVQWPEVVFRASSPALGFADYCAGALTPELVTSAMTGDFQRIIDYPALGFASAQEIPAEVMDAFRVLVAAGYTGQLR